In Acipenser ruthenus chromosome 6, fAciRut3.2 maternal haplotype, whole genome shotgun sequence, the following proteins share a genomic window:
- the LOC117411532 gene encoding 2-Hydroxyacid oxidase 1, with protein MTEKPVCLNDFEEHAKRILPKAVYDYYRSGADEQQTLADNVAAFSRWRLYPRVLRDVSQIDLSVSVLGQRISMPVCVAATAMHRMAHPDGETATVRACRSAGTGMMLSSWATSSIEEVAESAPDSLRWLQLYIYKDRELTKSLVLRAERAGYKGIFVTVDTPYLGKRQNDVRNRFMLPSHLRMANFESPDLSFSSKNGYGEDSGLAVYVAKAIDPTLKWEDIAWLKKLTKLPVVVKGILRADDAQEAVKYGVDGILVSNHGARQLDCVPATIDVLPEIVEAVEGRAEVFLDGGVRKGTDIMKALALGAKAVFVGRPVLWGLAYQGENGVNEVLELLRQELSLAVALTGCRTVNEIDKSIVRKFPSFASRI; from the exons ATGACAGAGAAGCCAGTTTGCCTCAATGATTTTGAAGAACATGCAAAGAGAATTCTACCCAAAGCAGTGTACGACTATTACCGTTCAGGAGCAGATGAGCAGCAGACTTTAGCAGATAATGTGGCAGCATTCTCCAG atggAGGCTGTATCCCCGGGTGCTCAGGGATGTGTCTCAGATAGATCTATCAGTGTCAGTCCTGGGACAGAGAATCAGTATGCCTGTGTGTGTCGCTGCCACTGCCATGCATCGAATGGCACATCCTGATGGAGAAACTGCAACTGTGAGAG CATGCCGGTCGGCTGGTACCGGAATGATGCTCAGCTCCTGGGCCACCTCCTCTATAGAAGAAGTTGCAGAGTCAGCACCTGACAGCCTTCGCTGGTTACAGCTTTACATCTACAAAGACAGAGAGCTGACCAAGTCTCTGGTATTGCGAGCGGAGAGGGCAGGGTATAAAGGGATCTTTGTCACTGTGGATACACCATACTTAGGGAAGCGGCAAAATGATGTGCGCAACAGATTTATGCTTCCTTCTCATCTCAG gatggcCAACTTTGAGTCTCCCGATTTGTCTTTTTCTTCAAAGAATGGTTATGGAGAAGATAGTGGGCTTGCTGTATATGTGGCCAAGGCAATTGACCCCACTCTGAAGTGGGAAGACATTGCATGGCTGAAAAAACTGACTAAGCTTCCAGTTGTTGTCAAAGGCATTCTGAGAG ctgaTGATGCTCAGGAGGCTGTTAAATATGGTGTTGATGGAATACTGGTGTCAAACCATGGGGCACGGCAGCTGGATTGTGTGCCAGCAACT ATTGATGTCCTCCCGGAAATAGTAGAGGCAGTCGAAGGGAGAGCTGAAGTTTTTCTGGATGGAGGGGTGCGTAAAGGCACAGATATCATGAAGGCATTGGCCTTGGGCGCTAAAGCAGTGTTTGTTGGACGCCCTGTCCTATGGGGGCTGGCCTACCAG GGAGAAAATGGAGTGAATGAAGTTCTTGAGTTGCTTAGACAAGAACTTAGCTTGGCTGTTGCTCTTACTG GATGTCGTACAGTGAATGAAATTGACAAGTCCATTGTGAGGAAATTTCCATCATTTGCTTCAAGGATCTAG